The following DNA comes from Mucisphaera calidilacus.
CGTTGTGAAGATCAACGGTTTTTCGCTGGCGATTCTGGACCCGTCGCGTCCGCGTGAGGACGGCTTCTTGGCCGGTGCGGGGATCAGCAAGGACGAGGTGGATCGCTGGTGCGGGAGCGGTTATGCGAACGACCCGCTTTATCAGGAGGCGTTGCGTAAGGGGATTGCGAGTGGTCGCGGGCTGAAGACCAAGCCGTCGCCGCCCGCGCCGGGCAAGCAGATCGTGATCGCGACGGAGCCGGTGGGTCCTGAGAGCAAGGCTGTGTGGGTTCTGATTGGTGGCCGTGACAGCGCGTTGTCGGAGGATGAGCTGGCTGCGTGGCCGCTGCTGCTCAAGAGCATCCGCACGTCGTTTGATTACATGCCGGAGCCGGGTATGTCGCGTGTGGTTCTGGGCAGTGACGACCGCGTGATCCATGCGGACCCGGTGCTGCGCAGCCGTGCGATCAGTCAGCCGGAGGTTCTGAGTGATCTGTCGGCGAACCTTCGTCCGATCATCGAGCAGCGTTGGCCGGAGACGGAGTATTTCGAGCGTCACGACCTGTCGATCGAGGTGAACGGCGAGCCGACGTGGGTTCGGTTCCATTTCGGGCATGCCCCGGGCGAGTCGGAGGGCGAGCACCTGTATGTGGAGCTACGTCCGTTGTCGGAGGATGACGTTCCGCCGAGCGGCCTGGTACCGGACGACCGTATTGCGCAGGCGGCTGGTTACATCAGCGACAATTTCGCGTCGTCGCCGAACCTGACGGAGATCTCGGCGTCGGTGGAGACGAGCCCGTTCCACTTCCACCGCCTGTTCTCGAAGCAGATGAACATCAGTCCGAAGCATTATCTGCTTCGTCTTCAGATGCAGATCGCCAAGTGGATGCTTCGTGCGAGCCGCAAGCCGATCGGCACGATCGCGATGGACACGGGTTTTTCGAGCCACGGTCACTTCACGGCGACGTTCCACCGGATTGTGGGAATGAGCCCGACGCAGTACCGCGAGAGCAACTGAGTCGTGCCTGTGCGGGCGTTGTGAGGCGTGGGTCCGGTATTCCGGTGCGGCCGGAACGGATGGATCTGCGTCCGGATGTCCGATGGTAGAGTGGTGTGGGACCGGGCCGGGTTTGGCCGCGGTCGTCTGGCCGTCTATCTTGTAGGCGGCAGGAGATCACCCGGAAAGGACCTTCGCTTTATGGCACGGATCGACACCTGGCTGAGCCGCCCGATGCTCGCAGTTCTGACGCTGGCTGTGGCCCTGCTGCCTTTGGGCTGCACGGCGAACCGTTACACCTTCGAGAGTTCGGCGTTCAGCCCGAAGACGGTGGAGGTGGTGGATCAGCTGGCGATGGAGACGGTTTGGGCGATGGACGTCCCGGTGGGTCAGAAGTTGATTCTGGACTTCAACAGCAAGCATGAGGGGGGGGTGTTCACGCACGACCCGACCCCGCCGACGTCGATGACGTGGGAGCTTCAGCGAGCGTCGCGGCACACGCTCTTTGCCCAGCACTACATCGGTGGTGCGAACGACAAGGGCGAGGTGGTGTTGAACGGCAACCCGGTGATCACGCGTGTGACGGTTCGCGAGGTGAATCGTGAGCTGGAGGAGCCGATGCCCGAGTTGTTCGTGGCCCCGACGGAGCCGGCTTCGTTCTCGGAGCCTGAGTCGGACGCGGGCGTCTCGGACGTTCCGGCGGAGGAGCCTGCTGAGGACGTGATGGACGAGGCGCCGTCCGAGGACGCGGCGGAAGATGCCGAGTCGGCCGAGGACGAGGTCCCGTTGCTGGAGGGTGCCCCGGACTGAGTGATCGGGGTCTGACCGCGGAGGGCTTTGGCCATGCGGCTCGGAATCTGTTTTGTGATGGTCGTGGTGGGTGGTCTGGGGACGGGTGTGGTGTCGGCGCAGGACGATCGTTCGGTGGACCGTGGTGTGGAGGATGTGGATCCGGTGGCGCGGAGCCTGCGTCAGTTGGATTTCGGCATCGACGAGCGGACGTCGCGGAGCCGGATGTTTGATTTATCGCGGGATCTGCGGGGCACGGCGGCGGTTCACGGGACGCAGCGGAGCGCGGATTATCGTCTGGAGGGCTCGGGGTTCACGGCTTATTTTCGTCGTTCGGATTACGCGGTGCGCACGGGCAAGGACGAGTATGGCCTGAATCAGAACGTGATCGACGGCGGGGATCAGTACGCGTTGACGCCCGTGGACACGTTTTACAGTCTGGTGCCCGAGCGTCCGGCGTTTGTGGGGCCTGAGCCGCTGCGGCCGGGACAGGTGGATCTGCGGCTGGGTGCCGCGTCGGGTGATGATCGGATGCGGATGGCGATCCCGGGGCATCAGCTGGATCCGGTGCCGACGGACCTGGATGCGCAGCTGCGGCTGCTGAATGAGGCTTTTGAGCCTTACGGTGCGGACGAGACGCCGCCCGGCGGCTGGTGAATGATTATGAAGTCGGGGTGAGCAGGGCGTTGTCGATGAGGCGGACGCTTCCGAGTCGCGCGGCGATGAGTGCGACGTTGCTCTGGTCGGCGGTCTGGACGGGCTGGAGGTTGTCGGCGTCGCGGATGACGGCGTAGTCGGTGTCGAGGCCGTGGTCGGCGAGGATTTCGGCCATGGCGGTTTCGAGGGTGTGGGGGTCGTTGTGTCCGTCGGCGAGCGTCTTGCGGGCGAGGCGTAGGGCTTTGAAGAGGGCGGCGGCTCGGGGACGCTCGTCGGGGGTGAGGTACTGGTTGCGGCTGGACCTGGCGAGGCCGTCGTGTTCACGGGCGGTGGGGACGCTGACGATGCGCAGGGGCATGGCGAGGTCGCGGACCATGGCGCGGACGATGGCGAGTTGCTGGTAGTCCTTCTGGCCGAAGCAGGCGATATCGGGCT
Coding sequences within:
- a CDS encoding helix-turn-helix transcriptional regulator: MSKSRVMTPDTASFAPWDHGSEHLFRLLKGVVKINGFSLAILDPSRPREDGFLAGAGISKDEVDRWCGSGYANDPLYQEALRKGIASGRGLKTKPSPPAPGKQIVIATEPVGPESKAVWVLIGGRDSALSEDELAAWPLLLKSIRTSFDYMPEPGMSRVVLGSDDRVIHADPVLRSRAISQPEVLSDLSANLRPIIEQRWPETEYFERHDLSIEVNGEPTWVRFHFGHAPGESEGEHLYVELRPLSEDDVPPSGLVPDDRIAQAAGYISDNFASSPNLTEISASVETSPFHFHRLFSKQMNISPKHYLLRLQMQIAKWMLRASRKPIGTIAMDTGFSSHGHFTATFHRIVGMSPTQYRESN
- the panC gene encoding pantoate--beta-alanine ligase translates to MSKPVVVTSAQEIRQYRHATQATVALVPTMGALHDGHRSLIRHAQKHADLVWVSIFVNPTQFGPHEDFDRYPRPLDDDLAICRNDDVDLVFTPDAHTLYPPGQPDVAINVPDLANILEGAARPALFPGVCRVVAKLFNLCQPDIACFGQKDYQQLAIVRAMVRDLAMPLRIVSVPTAREHDGLARSSRNQYLTPDERPRAAALFKALRLARKTLADGHNDPHTLETAMAEILADHGLDTDYAVIRDADNLQPVQTADQSNVALIAARLGSVRLIDNALLTPTS